From a region of the Bacteroidales bacterium genome:
- a CDS encoding deoxyribonuclease IV: MFYIGCHLSSSKGFLNMGEEALSIGANTFQFFTRNPRGGQAKDIDKSDVMAFTNFAKAHKFGKILAHAPYTMNPCAAESHIREFAVNTLKDDLERMEEVPGNMYNLHPGNHVGQGVEKGIELITDTLNSVLKQNQTTTVLLETMSGKGTEIGGKFEEIKQILNEIKFSEHIGVCFDTCHVSDAGYDIVNNLDRVLDEFDDIIGLDKLKAIHLNDSMNEPGSHKDRHQKIGDGMLGLETFGNVINHPALKHLPFYLETPNELDGFKSEITLLKKLYL; this comes from the coding sequence ATGTTTTATATAGGATGTCATCTATCGTCTTCGAAAGGATTTCTAAATATGGGTGAAGAAGCCCTAAGCATTGGTGCTAATACTTTCCAATTTTTCACAAGAAATCCGCGTGGAGGTCAGGCTAAAGATATTGATAAAAGTGATGTGATGGCTTTCACTAATTTTGCCAAAGCGCATAAGTTCGGTAAAATTTTAGCACATGCACCTTACACTATGAATCCGTGTGCTGCAGAAAGTCATATTAGAGAATTTGCTGTAAATACATTAAAAGACGATCTTGAGAGAATGGAAGAAGTACCTGGTAACATGTATAATCTGCATCCGGGAAACCATGTCGGACAAGGTGTTGAGAAAGGAATTGAGTTAATTACTGACACATTAAATTCAGTTCTAAAGCAAAATCAAACAACAACTGTTTTGCTTGAAACTATGTCGGGAAAAGGTACGGAAATTGGAGGAAAATTTGAAGAAATTAAGCAAATATTGAATGAGATAAAATTTTCCGAACATATCGGAGTTTGTTTTGATACTTGCCATGTCAGTGATGCCGGTTATGACATCGTTAATAATCTTGATAGAGTTTTGGATGAGTTTGATGACATAATCGGATTAGATAAATTGAAAGCAATCCATTTAAATGATAGTATGAATGAACCGGGGAGTCATAAAGATCGCCATCAGAAAATAGGGGATGGAATGCTGGGATTGGAGACATTCGGGAATGTGATTAATCATCCTGCTTTAAAACATTTGCCGTTTTATTTGGAAACTCCTAATGAATTGGATGGTTTCAAAAGCGAGATTACTTTATTAAAAAAATTATATCTTTAA